The Patescibacteria group bacterium DNA window TTTACCTTTGCTAACCTTGCGTTAAAACCTTGTGCTATACTAGCCTCATGGAGCTCGCAACGCCCGTTCAAAACGTCTACATGGTCGGTCCGACTTACGCAAAAAGACTGGAAAAATTAGGTCTTAAAACCGTCGAGGATTTGCTGTTTCATTTTCCCCACCGCTACGAAGACTATTCTTTAATTTCCAAAATTAACCAGATTAAACCCGGAGAAACAGTTACCATTCAGGGAATCGTTAACGAAATTAAAAATGAATACACGAAAAACGGCAAAAAAATCCAAAAAGCCTTAGTTTCTGACGGGACAAAAATTTTAGAAGTTACCTGGTTTAATCAGCCTTTTTTGATAAGAACGATTAAAGTGGGGGAGACCTACAATTTTTCCGGCAAAGTCAATTGGTTCGGCCATAAAGTAAGCTTAATCAGCCCCGAATACGAACAGGTCTCGGGTCAAAGATATGAAACTTTGGGCTCAATTCATACCGGCAGACTCGTTCCCATCTATTCGGAAACTTACGGCGTTACCTCCAAATGGTTGCGTTCAAGAATTGCCCCCCTTTTAAATGAATACCTGCCTTTATTTACCGAATATCTGCCGGATAAGGTTATCAGTAAAAATCAACTTTTGGCTTACCAAAAAGCGATTAGGCAAATTCATTTCCCCGATAATCAATATTTCGCGGATGCGGCTAAAAAGAGACTGGCTTTTGACGAATTATTTCTTATTCAACTGGCCTCTCTTAAAAGAAAAAAAAGGCAAGAAAAAGAAAAAGTTAAATATCAATTTAAAATAGACCCGTACCAAACCTCAATCGAAACCTTTATCAAAAAATTACCGTTTGTCTTAACTAGAGCGCAACAAAGAGTCGTACGGGAGATATTTCATGATCTTGCTCAACCCAAACCTATGAATCGTCTGCTTGAGGGCGACGTCGGTTCCGGAAAAACGGTGGTCGCCGCAATCAGCATGTATTTTTCTTATCTTAACGGCTGTCAGTCCCTTTTGCTGGCACCGACCGAAATTTTAGCCAACCAGCATTTTAAGACCCTGAAAGACCTGCTTTCTCCTTTCGGCGTGAAAGTTAATTTGCGAAGCGGAAGCTTCAAAAAAGAGGAAGAATTTGATATTTTAGTCGGGACTCACGCTCTTTTATCGGAAAAAATTAAGATTCAGAAATTAGGCCTGGTTGTTGTTGACGAACAACACCGCTTCGGGGTTGAGCAAAGAAAACAAATTCGAGAGAAAGGAGTTAATCCGCATCTTTTGTCGATGACCGCCACCCCTATTCCCCGAACCGTAGCCTTGACTTTATACGGCGATCTTGATCTGTCTTTTTTAGACGAAATGCCCAAGGGTCGAATGAAGGTCAAAACCTGGGTTGTCCCCTCATTAAAAAGAGAGGCGGCTTATGCCTGGATAAAAAAACGGGTAAAAGGAACCAAAGAACAGGCTTTTATTATCTGCCCCCTAATTGAAGAGTCGGAAACTTTAGTTTCCGTTAGGGCGGCCACTCAGGAATTTGAAAGTCTGCAAAAGAAAATTTTTCCGGATCTTCGCTTGGGCCTTCTTCATGGCCGGATGAAAGCTCGGGATAAAGATTTGGAAATTGAACGCTTTCGGTCGGGCAAATTGGATATTTTGGTTGCCACGCCGGTCGTTGAGGTCGGGATTGATATTCCCCAGGCAACCATCATGATGATTGAGGGAGCGGAAAGATTCGGCTTGGCGCAACTGCATCAATTAAGAGGTCGGGTCGGCCGGGCAAATCTTGTCTCTTATTGTCTTCTTTTTAGTGAATCCGAGCAAAATCAAAGACTTAAGGCCATGGAAAAAATCCATATCGGCGCCAATTTGGCCGAAGTCGACCTGCAGATGCGCGGTCCGGGTGAAGTTTTAGGAACCAAACAACACGGCATCCCTGATTTGAGAGTTGCCTCCTTAACCGATAAGCTTTTGATTACCGAAACGAGGTTGGCCGCTCAAGAAACCATCAATGAAGATTTGTCTTTGAAGAAATTTCCCCTCTTGAAAGAAAAGCTTGAAAGATTTACAATAAAAGCGGTTTCATCTGATTAGAAAAGCAAGATTTTATGACACCACTACCAAAAAGACGTTTATCAACAGCCAGATCAAGCAAAAGAACCAGGGCTCTTAAGTTAGCTCGTACTTCTTTGGTGACTTGTCCTCATTGCGGCCAATTGACCAAACCCCATCTTGTCTGTCCGTCTTGCGGACAATATAATAAAAAAGTCGTGATCCCCCAAAAACCGAAAGAAAAAAGTCAAAAAAATCCTTAATTAATGAAGACACTAGCCGACCCCAGACATCAAAAACGACGTAAGGTCGTTCAGGAACTTTTTGCCCTTAGTTTTCAAAAAGAAAAAACAAAACTACCCAACCAAGAAGCTTTAACTGATAGCGTTTTTGATAATCTGGAAAGAATTGACCAGATTGTCAGCAAATCGGCACCGATGTTTCCTTTAGATAAAATCGGTAAAGTTGATTTAGCCATTTTGCGTTTAGCCATTTATGAGCTCTTGGAAAAAACCGCTCCGCCCAAAGTCATTATTGACGAAGCCGTGGAATTAGCCAAAGAACTCGGCGGTGAAACTTCCTTTTCTTTTGTTAACGGCGTTTTGGGCACGGTCGTTAAAACTTATTATGAAGGATAGCGCTGATTTAAATCTTAAATTTAAAAACAAAAAGCTTCTGACTGAGGCTTTGACTCATAAATCGCATCTTAACGAAGCCGAAAATAAGAATTTGCCAAGTAACGAAAGGTTGGAATTTTTAGGCGATGCGGTTCTTTCTTTGGTCACGTCGAAGTTTTTATACGAGAAATTTCCGAACTTAGAAGAAGGCGATTTAACGAACTTAAGGGCTTCTTTAGTTAACACGCAAACTCTAGCCATTGTTTCGGGAAAAATTAATCTGGGCGAGTATTTGCTTTTAAGCCGTGGCGAAGAAGAGGGAGGGGGCAGAACGAATCCTGGTATTTTGGCTGATACTTTTGAAGCTTTAATCGGGGCCCTATATCTTGACGACGGACTGGAGACAGCCGCCGATTTTATCTCCAAAAATCTTTTTCCCCAACTTAAGGAAATTATCAGCAGCGAATCAATCCGTGATTATAAAAGTCTACTTCAAGAAAAGGTCCAAAGGCAAAAAAAAGTGGCGCCGCTATATCGAGTCTTGCAAACCGAAGGTCCGGCTCATAAAAGAATTTTTTCTATTGGCGTTTACATCGACAACCAACAATACGGGCAGGGGACCGGCCACTCAAAACAGAAGGCCGAGCAGGAAGCGGCGAAGATGGCTCTTGAAAAATTAGAAAAAATCAAGTAAAATTTCCATCTATTACGAAATAAATTGATTTATGACAGCTAAAATCAGATTAACAAGAGTCGGCACCAAAGGTAAACCACGCTGGCGTTTAGTCGTCCAACAGGAAACCGTCAAAAGAAACGGTAAGGTTATCGAGGTTTTAGGTATCTACGATCCGCAAATTAAACCTCCGCTTATTAAAGTCAATCGGGAAAGAATTAAATGGTGGCAAGAACATGGCGCGCAAACAAGTTTATCGGCTAAAAAAATCATCAAATGAAAGATTTTCTTTTATATTTAGTTAAGGGAATTGTTGATCATCCCGACGAGGTCACGGTAACCGAAGTTTCCGGCGGGGAAAACCAAGTAAATTTAGAAATTAAAGTTTTTAATGATGATATCGGTAAAGTCATCGGCAAGGGCGGAAAAATCATCAAAAGCCTGCGTCATCTTTTAAGAATCAGGGGCATTAAGGAAAATAAAGTCGTCAATGTTCAACTCGTGGAAGAATGAAAATCACTATTTTAACCCTCTTTCCGGAAATGTTTGTCGGACCTTTTGATCACTCCATTATTAAAAGAGCCTTAGATAATAAACTTTTAGAGATAAACTTTGTTAATCTCCGTGATTTTGGCGAAGGACCACATAAAACCGTTGACGATAAACCCTATGGCGGGGGAGCGGGGATGATTTTAAAAGTTGACGTTATTGATGAAGCTCTTAAAAAGGTCAAGAATCGGGGAAAAATCGTTTTACTTGATCCCAGAGGCAAAGTTTTCAATCAGAAAATGGCTTGGAATTTTTCTAAATTAGATCATTTAGTCTTAATTTGCGGGCATTACGAGGGCGTTGACGAAAGGGTTAAAAAAATTATTGATGAAACTATTTCCGTCGGTGATTACGTTTTAACCGGAGGAGAAATTCCGGCGATGGTCATTACCGACTCTGTTTGTCGTCTCCTCCCGAAAGTCCTTTCTAAAAAAGACGCAACCCGTTACGAATCTTTCTCCCGACTCCAAACTCATAACCCAGAATTTATTTTAGAGTATCCGCAATACACCAGACCGCCGGAATTCAAGGGGATGAAAGTTCCCCCGGTCCTTCTTTCCGGAGATCATCAAAAGATTGAAGTCTGGCGGGAAAAAGAAGCTTATAAACTGACCAAAAAAAGAAGACCCGATCTTCTTAAAGAAGAAGTTATTTAAACACGTCGGGTTTGCCTTGTGGAAAATTAGTTTGCGTTGGCGGCAACAGTTCTCTTTCGTAAATTATTTTTAGAATTTGTTCTTCTTTATCGCTTCGCTTTGGCAGGGGATCGTCAATCTTCATTTTTTCCTGATTTGGAAACGGCAGAAAATAAGCCACCAAATCTATGGCAAGCTTGGCGGATCCGGTGGTCTCGGTAAAGGTCATTTCCGCTTTTTGCAAACCTAAAGCTCTCCCGGTATGAAAAAGTTTTTCAAAGAAAGTCTCGAGCTGATCATAACGGCCTTCAACCGCCGTTTGCACGGGTAAAATGTCCTGCTCTCCCGAAGCGGCGGAAAAAGAAGCGATTTTCCCCGGAGCTAAATCAAGCTTTTGCAAAGTCACGCCCGAGGAAGAAGCGGCAAAATCAACGATTCGTAAAATGCTCGGGGCGTCTTTACCGTCAGGCAAAACGAAATTAATCTTATTAAGATCTTCTTGAAGCTTACGATTATCCTGATTCGCCAAAAGACTGCTTTTTGTAACCAAACGACTAAGCCTTTCTTGAATACCGGAAAGTTCTCGTCTGGTAACGTCTATCTCTCCGATTTTGGGAAGATCAACCTTCACAAAAAGGACAATCATCACCAGAAAAACCAAGGAAGGCCAGAGAAAAAGACCATACTTATAAAAAAAGTTAAGTAATTTTGTTTTCATTTAAATTCTAAAAATTTAAAAGTCAGAGTAAAACTATATTCTTTTTTGTCGTTCATTTGAGTCCCGTTAATAACGATATTTTTAACCAGGCCGCTTTTCTCCTTCTTGGCCAAAAGATTAACAAAGTCCTCAAGAACCTGAGAGTCAGAAACCTTAATTTTCATTGTCGTTAGGCCTTCTTTAGTAAAAGAAACGGTATTGATAATCACTCTTTCCGAACTTAAAGATTCGGAGAATTTTAAGACGTCTTCGGGCTTAAGCGGATTTTGCCAAATCGTCCCCAAAAGAGATATTTTGGCCATAAGGGCTCGATAAAGGTTTTCCGTCGGCGCCAAGGAGACAATCTTTTCTTCTTCTTTTTTAATGGCTTCTCTGGTATCCGCGGTATTTTTAACCAAAAACCAGTAAAAGCCGAAAACAATAAGGTTAAAAAGAAAAAAAAGAAGAATCAGAAACTCGGACAATTGCAGAATTTTTTTCTTCCGCTCTTTCTCTTGTTGATTTTCCGGTTCCCGTTCAAAGAGATTGATTGAAGTTTTCATACTGTTTCTTTCATGGCCAAACCGACAGCCACCGCGTAAACGGGTCCTTCTTCTTCAACTTGGGGATAAACTTTTACGTCTTTTTCCACGTCCGTCCAGGGATTACCTATTTGCGTTTCGATCCCCAAATTTTGGGTTAAGTAGGTAACCAAACCGGGTAATCTGGCGGTCCCGCCGCAAAGACTGATGACTTTAATCGGTTCTTCGGCATGTTTTCCCTGATCAAACAAAAGAGCTCTTTTGATTTCCTCAACAACGGTATCAAAAATCGGCTTGATGGCTTGCAAAATTTTCCCCTCAAGCTTATCTTCTTCTAAACCGTAAGTTCTTTTGTATTCTTCGGCCTGGGAAAGTTCAAAGCCCATTTCCCGAGCCACGGCTCTAGCCAAAGCTTCGCCGCCGGTCCCGATTGAACGGGTAAAACCTAAGAAGCCGTTTCTCACAATCGAGAGATCGGTCGTCGCGGCGCCGAAATTAATAAGAAGGGTCGGGGTAGGGGATTTGCCCACTAAAGATCTTGAGACAGCGATAATCTCCGGTTCCAAAGAAACTAAATCCAAACCGGCCGCCTCGGTGACACTCCGGTATTTTTGGATTAAACCTATGGGGGCGGCAACCAAAAGAACCTCAATTTTATCCTTACCGATTTTTTCTTCCGGGGTTAAAATGGCAAAATCAATTTTAACCTCCGAAAGAGGCATGGGAATATACTGTTCTCCTTCCCACTTGATCGCGCTGGCCATCTCCTCTTCGTTTAAAGGCGGCATTTCGATGACGCGGCTAAAAATCT harbors:
- the recG gene encoding ATP-dependent DNA helicase RecG gives rise to the protein MELATPVQNVYMVGPTYAKRLEKLGLKTVEDLLFHFPHRYEDYSLISKINQIKPGETVTIQGIVNEIKNEYTKNGKKIQKALVSDGTKILEVTWFNQPFLIRTIKVGETYNFSGKVNWFGHKVSLISPEYEQVSGQRYETLGSIHTGRLVPIYSETYGVTSKWLRSRIAPLLNEYLPLFTEYLPDKVISKNQLLAYQKAIRQIHFPDNQYFADAAKKRLAFDELFLIQLASLKRKKRQEKEKVKYQFKIDPYQTSIETFIKKLPFVLTRAQQRVVREIFHDLAQPKPMNRLLEGDVGSGKTVVAAISMYFSYLNGCQSLLLAPTEILANQHFKTLKDLLSPFGVKVNLRSGSFKKEEEFDILVGTHALLSEKIKIQKLGLVVVDEQHRFGVEQRKQIREKGVNPHLLSMTATPIPRTVALTLYGDLDLSFLDEMPKGRMKVKTWVVPSLKREAAYAWIKKRVKGTKEQAFIICPLIEESETLVSVRAATQEFESLQKKIFPDLRLGLLHGRMKARDKDLEIERFRSGKLDILVATPVVEVGIDIPQATIMMIEGAERFGLAQLHQLRGRVGRANLVSYCLLFSESEQNQRLKAMEKIHIGANLAEVDLQMRGPGEVLGTKQHGIPDLRVASLTDKLLITETRLAAQETINEDLSLKKFPLLKEKLERFTIKAVSSD
- the rpmF gene encoding 50S ribosomal protein L32, translated to MTPLPKRRLSTARSSKRTRALKLARTSLVTCPHCGQLTKPHLVCPSCGQYNKKVVIPQKPKEKSQKNP
- the nusB gene encoding transcription antitermination factor NusB, giving the protein MKTLADPRHQKRRKVVQELFALSFQKEKTKLPNQEALTDSVFDNLERIDQIVSKSAPMFPLDKIGKVDLAILRLAIYELLEKTAPPKVIIDEAVELAKELGGETSFSFVNGVLGTVVKTYYEG
- the rnc gene encoding ribonuclease III — translated: MKDSADLNLKFKNKKLLTEALTHKSHLNEAENKNLPSNERLEFLGDAVLSLVTSKFLYEKFPNLEEGDLTNLRASLVNTQTLAIVSGKINLGEYLLLSRGEEEGGGRTNPGILADTFEALIGALYLDDGLETAADFISKNLFPQLKEIISSESIRDYKSLLQEKVQRQKKVAPLYRVLQTEGPAHKRIFSIGVYIDNQQYGQGTGHSKQKAEQEAAKMALEKLEKIK
- the rpsP gene encoding 30S ribosomal protein S16; this encodes MTAKIRLTRVGTKGKPRWRLVVQQETVKRNGKVIEVLGIYDPQIKPPLIKVNRERIKWWQEHGAQTSLSAKKIIK
- a CDS encoding KH domain-containing protein; this encodes MKDFLLYLVKGIVDHPDEVTVTEVSGGENQVNLEIKVFNDDIGKVIGKGGKIIKSLRHLLRIRGIKENKVVNVQLVEE
- the trmD gene encoding tRNA (guanosine(37)-N1)-methyltransferase TrmD, producing the protein MKITILTLFPEMFVGPFDHSIIKRALDNKLLEINFVNLRDFGEGPHKTVDDKPYGGGAGMILKVDVIDEALKKVKNRGKIVLLDPRGKVFNQKMAWNFSKLDHLVLICGHYEGVDERVKKIIDETISVGDYVLTGGEIPAMVITDSVCRLLPKVLSKKDATRYESFSRLQTHNPEFILEYPQYTRPPEFKGMKVPPVLLSGDHQKIEVWREKEAYKLTKKRRPDLLKEEVI
- the pilO gene encoding type 4a pilus biogenesis protein PilO; translation: MKTKLLNFFYKYGLFLWPSLVFLVMIVLFVKVDLPKIGEIDVTRRELSGIQERLSRLVTKSSLLANQDNRKLQEDLNKINFVLPDGKDAPSILRIVDFAASSSGVTLQKLDLAPGKIASFSAASGEQDILPVQTAVEGRYDQLETFFEKLFHTGRALGLQKAEMTFTETTGSAKLAIDLVAYFLPFPNQEKMKIDDPLPKRSDKEEQILKIIYERELLPPTQTNFPQGKPDVFK
- a CDS encoding pilus assembly protein PilM, whose product is MATNLPLGLDIGSHTIKIVQLEKKDRGFILKASGLVPTPPKGLVSEAKIDLETVGIAIKKLWTDIKVNNRRVNLSLPESQIFSRVIEMPPLNEEEMASAIKWEGEQYIPMPLSEVKIDFAILTPEEKIGKDKIEVLLVAAPIGLIQKYRSVTEAAGLDLVSLEPEIIAVSRSLVGKSPTPTLLINFGAATTDLSIVRNGFLGFTRSIGTGGEALARAVAREMGFELSQAEEYKRTYGLEEDKLEGKILQAIKPIFDTVVEEIKRALLFDQGKHAEEPIKVISLCGGTARLPGLVTYLTQNLGIETQIGNPWTDVEKDVKVYPQVEEEGPVYAVAVGLAMKETV